The following proteins are encoded in a genomic region of Pseudodesulfovibrio mercurii:
- the sppA gene encoding signal peptide peptidase SppA codes for MAGTKDRFSQRHPFLFGVLMIILAMALITGVMAFFRALGWTPGSLALSGDKIGIVHVEGMILDSSRVVRFIRSLEEDDSVKGVLLRVDSPGGSIAPSQEIYAAVKRLNQVKPVIASYGTVAASGGYYASCPARLIFANSGSITASIGVMAEFVTVADAMEKFGIRPEVLTTGKFKAAGTPLRNLTDAQREQMLGLMQDLHDQFVDDVAEARGMERARIAAIADGRAVTGRQALALGLIDRLGTQADAVEELKKETGIEGRAAVIEGPVEERTFVQELMGALKIDLSSSLKQGWSFYYK; via the coding sequence ATGGCAGGAACCAAAGACCGTTTCTCCCAGCGCCACCCCTTCCTGTTCGGGGTGTTGATGATCATACTGGCCATGGCCCTCATCACGGGGGTCATGGCCTTTTTCCGCGCCCTGGGCTGGACCCCCGGCTCCCTCGCCCTGTCCGGCGACAAGATCGGCATCGTCCACGTCGAGGGCATGATCCTCGACTCCTCCCGCGTGGTCCGCTTCATCCGTAGCCTCGAAGAGGACGACTCGGTCAAGGGCGTGCTTCTGCGCGTGGACTCCCCCGGCGGCTCCATCGCCCCGTCCCAGGAAATTTACGCCGCCGTCAAGCGGCTCAACCAGGTCAAACCCGTCATCGCCTCCTACGGCACCGTGGCCGCGTCCGGCGGCTACTACGCCTCCTGCCCGGCCCGGCTCATCTTCGCCAACTCCGGCTCCATCACCGCCTCCATCGGCGTCATGGCCGAGTTCGTCACCGTGGCCGACGCAATGGAGAAATTCGGCATCCGGCCCGAAGTCCTGACCACCGGCAAATTCAAGGCCGCGGGCACCCCCCTGCGCAACCTCACCGACGCCCAGCGCGAACAGATGCTCGGACTCATGCAGGACCTCCACGACCAGTTCGTGGACGACGTGGCCGAGGCGCGCGGCATGGAACGCGCCCGCATCGCCGCCATCGCCGACGGACGCGCCGTCACCGGCCGACAGGCCCTGGCCCTCGGGCTCATCGATCGCCTCGGCACCCAAGCCGACGCCGTCGAGGAACTCAAAAAGGAAACCGGCATCGAGGGCCGCGCCGCCGTCATCGAAGGACCCGTAGAGGAACGGACCTTTGTCCAGGAACTCATGGGCGCCCTCAAGATCGACCTCTCCTCCAGCCTCAAACAGGGCTGGTCCTTCTACTACAAATAG